DNA from Mycolicibacterium alvei:
GGCCGGGATCGATCCCGCCGACGCGGGAAACGATGACCGCTTCATTCCGCTGCGCAGCGCCATCGCCGCGGTCGAAGACGCGGCCACGGTCCTGGATGTGCCCGACTTAGGACTCCAGCTCGCTCAGCACCAGAGCATCGACATCCTCGGCCCGGTCGCGCTCGCGGCCCGCACCACGGCCACCGTCGCCGAGGCGTTCACCATCCTGGACACCTACATGAGCTCCCACAGCCCCGGTATCATCGCACGCATCACCGACCATGCCGATCCGGCGCTGCGGCGGTTCGAATACGACTTCCTGCTGCAGCCGTCGCCCCCGCAATCCCAGGCGATCGAACTAGCATTGGGCCTCACCCTGCAGGTGCTGCGCCTGTTCCTGGGCGCCGCGTACCGACCCGTCGCCGTGCACGTGCCGCACCCGCCGCTGGGAACCGATTCCGACTACCGCGGCTACTTCGGATGCACAGCCCACTTCAACGATCCGATCGCGGGATTCACCCTGCGCGCCAAGGATTTACAGCGCCCGCTCACCCACGATCCGCTGGCACACCGACTCGCCATGCACTACCTGACAGAAGCCCACGGTCAGCGCACACGCGACATCGCCGACACGGTGCGCAGCATGGTGCGCCAACTGCTACCCACCGGCGAACTCACGGCGGGGTTGGTGGCCCATCAGTTCGGCATCCACCCCAAGACCCTGCAGCGACGCCTCGTCGCGGAAGGGACCACCTTCCCCGAACTGGTCGACCAGACCCGCCGTGAACTGGCCCACCGCCTGCTCGTCGGCACCGACCTACCCGTGTCCCACGTGTCGCGCCAGCTCGGCTACGCCGAGCACAGCGTGTTCACCCGCGCCTGCAAACGCTGGTTCGGGGTGACCCCCACCGCGTACCGGAACCGGTACCATCCCGGTGGGGGACGACTTGCCTTCTGTATGGGGTAGACCAACGCCGCGTTTTGACGGTGCGTTTTGGTGACGGTCTGTCGATCCCGGCGGGGCGTCGCCCGAGCGGCGATCGGATCACGCCGACGATGCGTCCGGTGTAGCTTCTGCGGACTTGGGCCGGGCGATCATTGTGCTCGATTCGCTCATCGAACCGATCCGCACAGATCCGCGTGGGCGAAACTCGTTACTCCCCCCGCTGGCCTCGCCGGATTCGCGTGACGAGTTCGATCTCCGCCCGCTCGTTCTCGGCATCAAGCTGCCGCGCGAACAGTGCGGTGGCGAAGCGGTCGAGTTGGTCGTGTAGGTCACGGTTCTTCTGGCGTAGTTCGGCGATGGTCTGCCGGTCGTTACGGATCGCAGCGGCATTCAGGCTGTCACCCCTAGTCAGGTTCGCGGTGAGTTGCTCGAAGCGGCTGTTGAGACGGTACGAGCTGTTCTCGATTCGGTCCTGAACGAAGGCGCGAGCGACGGCGTCGTGACTCCGGCCGGTGATCGCTTCGATTTGTCTTTTGGTGCGTGGCATGTCGGAGCTGTTCTCAATGGCGGTGATGGCGTCGGCGATCGCTTGCATGACGGCATCGCTGACGCGCTTGCGGGTGGGGCTAGGCATGTTCGTTCTCCTGGTCCAGGTCGTCGTCGTAGAGGTCGTCTGGGTCGTCGGCCGTGGTGAGTTCGCGGCGGATGCGGGCGAGGTTTGCGCGGTCTCGGCGCATCTGTTCGATGAGAGCCGGATGGCCGCGCTGTTGATCGAGGTAGGTGTCGATGCGGTCGATGGCACTGGCGATCACGCCGACATGTGCAGAGCGCAGTAGGGCGTTGGTGCAGTCGACGCCGACGCACACGTGGTCGCCGAGTTTTGGGCGGTCGCCGCCGCAGCTACTGGTTGCCGGGTTCCACATGCAGTCATTGGTGAGCCCCAGGTGAAGTCGCTCGGCTAGCGTTGCGGTGAGGCGATCGGCGCGGTCAGAGTTGGTGATGATCTGTGCGCGGAATCCGGTCACGTGGTGAGCTGCCGGCCCTGCCACGGGACTATCCGCCTGCAGCAGGGCGGCGGCGTCGCTGTGCAGGACGCGTTTGCGTTCGTCGTCCATCAGGCGTACGGCCCGTTGTTGTCCGTCACTCATGTAGCCGGTGGTCATCCGCCATGCGCTGTGTCCCAGTTGGATTCCCAATCCGAGTTCCGCTCCGGGGCGGGTGGTGGCGAAGACACTGAACGCACGTCGGAGGGAGGTTGCGTTGACGGCCTGGCCGTTCGGGATCGCGATGTGTTCCAGCCCGAGTCCCCGACCGCGTCCTGGTCGTTGGGCGGGGTCATCGTTGACGAACGCGATGAGCCTGGCGATGTCGCGATTCGGGGCGTAGGAGCCAGCGTTGCCACTGCGGCGGGCGAACAGATGCGTGTCGTGTCTTGTGAGTTCGCCCAGCACCTCGACGGTCCGGATGACAGGTCTGGGTGCCCACCACGTTCGGCGCTCACCGTCAGGATGGTCGTTGCCCTTGTGCTGGATGCTGCGGAGCGCGGCGAGTCCGTCCTTGGTGGTGTGACTGTCGCATGTCAGTTCCTGGATCTCGCTGTCGCGCATGCCGGTAAGACTGGCGATCAGGATGTAGCAAGCAGCGCGGAGCACGCTTTCGAGATACTCGGTTTCACCGAGGCCCAACTCCTCCACCCACGGGCTGCTTGTCCCGTCCGGGTGGGAGACGACGGCAGTCGGCACGTGCAGTCCTCCGAAAGTCGCCCGCTGCGGGTCGGCCGCAGCGGTTGCGATTAGTGCCGTGGCGTCCGGCATGTACTGGTGGCTCGCCCGGTTGAGGACGTTGGCGTTGATGCCGAGGAGTTTTTCTAGCAGTGTCGTATTCGGCTCTCCTCGTTGATGTTTGGTGCGGCCGAACCCGGTATGCAGGGGTAACAGACCGCGCTGCTCCGTCCAGTCGAGCAAGGCGTTGTACGCGTTGGCTCCAGCTGGTCCTCGTGGCTCCTTCGGAAGCGCAGCTCGAGTATCGGTCGCGGCGATGATGTCATCGCTGAATCGGTCGACGATTACCCATGATGCGGTGATGAGCGGCGCCCAGGTCTCCCACGGGAGGGGCGGCGTGGTGTTCTCGGTGTGCGTGACTTCACCGCTGACGCTGGAAGCGCTGCGGCCCGCCCAGGGGAAGAAGGAAAGCGCATCGGGCAGAACTGCCTGGCACTCTCGCAGCAACCGCAAGGTGGTGACGTACCCACGGATACTCGTCGCGGTGAGTCCGACGCCGCCCGCGCGGTGCTGGCCAGTGCGGAGGTCATCGAGGAAACGATCGGCGTCGGCTTGAGTCCAGTCGGCGAAGCGGGCGGTTCCGTTGTCCTCGGACCACTTGGCGATGACGACGAGCTTGCGAAAGCAGTCGTATAGCCCTGCTGGTGGTGTTCCGTCGCCGCGGCGGATGACGCCCGCCTCTACGACGACTTCGCGGTCGGGGGCTGCGACCGTCATGAGGATGTTCTTGACGGTCATGCGGTGCACATCCGGAGCGCTGGCGAAGTGAATGTAGCGCTCTGCCATGTTGACCCGGTTGGCCACAAGGGCGAGATCCCATGGGTCGTCGCCGTATTGCGGGCCGCCGGCAAGATGGGGCCAGACGCGCACCTCCGCGGTGAAGGGGTTCCTCCACAATGCTGGGGATTCTCGCGGGGATCTTCTGGCCGTCACGATGCCGGTGCTTCCGGGACGCCACGCATGTCGTTGAGAATGCCTGCGTCGATCGGTGTCAGGTTCGCTTGCTGGCGGGCGTGCTTGACCTGCTCGGGAGTGAAGGTCGGCAGGACCACCTCAGTGATGGTGTCGTAGATCGGTTTCCAGTGCGTCTGCCAGGTTTCCGGGTCGGCGGCGCGATCGGGATGTGTCATGTCCTGGATCGCGAGGGCAGCCGGCAGGTGGTGCAGCGTGATGAGCGCGTTGGGGCACGCGAAGCAGGTGCCGGTGATGGACTTGGTGCAGACCGTTCCTTTCTTCTCGT
Protein-coding regions in this window:
- a CDS encoding AraC family transcriptional regulator codes for the protein MHLVRGSSLTGFAPLVSTHGGDPDALLASAGIDPADAGNDDRFIPLRSAIAAVEDAATVLDVPDLGLQLAQHQSIDILGPVALAARTTATVAEAFTILDTYMSSHSPGIIARITDHADPALRRFEYDFLLQPSPPQSQAIELALGLTLQVLRLFLGAAYRPVAVHVPHPPLGTDSDYRGYFGCTAHFNDPIAGFTLRAKDLQRPLTHDPLAHRLAMHYLTEAHGQRTRDIADTVRSMVRQLLPTGELTAGLVAHQFGIHPKTLQRRLVAEGTTFPELVDQTRRELAHRLLVGTDLPVSHVSRQLGYAEHSVFTRACKRWFGVTPTAYRNRYHPGGGRLAFCMG